Proteins encoded in a region of the Haloglomus salinum genome:
- a CDS encoding transglutaminase domain-containing protein yields the protein MNRRGLLSLVLVGVCVVSLVAAVPLLDQSGNPAVRTLLGVEGTPTPSEGPTKPTVGAVERPYWRSMSYDRYTGNGWERTGNATAYDGPLSGPAGDAGRVTLRLRTGSAVQTLPAPWKPVRVGRSVADETRVYDAGLQPADEFRSGRAFTVTSRVPNWTVADLRAAGTDYPAAIEERYTQLPAETPARVRRLAGNVTAGAETPYAKAVAVERWLETNKRYSLDARRPADGFADTFLFEMEAGYCQYFATGMVAMLRAEGVPARYVSGYSPYEQTDFGTYTIRGKYAHTWVEVYFPGEGWVTFDPTPAAARAAARGSVEADLGGQRAAARRAAAARTPGQAGAGGPPLATLQSDTEYVRVNAEVDVAGRLVPGNEVTVAARAPDTGDPLVDHQVRFNGDPVGVTNGSGQVTARVPYADALRVSVHRPVEATATGGDDGGGGDDFPIATPTSEAGTPGGGADGGDGGTARPRQPRTVQDLRYSGRSVTLGGPIQNLSDEVLFTVTVVEGAGRFTPGTGGVRTATATSVPAGTAAPDASALHATPRRVTSVRALGAAPRAATRPSVRPENTTFDLNTSIDVALAPRAAAAPGREVTVTAAIQGVPVADATVSVAGETYTTDAAGRATFPAPFRPRANVTVRRDAATGAAMLAVRTDERTLAFASDPRPGGNVSLRGSVAGVPLSAATVTVNERRVAVTDDRGRATVPVPYAERLNVTVRRDRVAVNASRDLSTRLRVRPRGLVYPGGSVETRVTLAREPVANATVFVGSEPVGRTAADGSVTVDLPVSLGTSVGARRGAATGVHRVTLWPWWFAGLALLGAGLALVASRGLAAADIDLAVDRSLLTRPRELLRLLRLGVLLAGLVVLRAVARRLGGPDVDVPDFDEDEPAPPDVPAPDADENAVYRTWARFADAFGMADRAPGEVADEAARRGLPAESVARLREAFEAVRYGSRDPAATEDTAREAFREVERAGREVNADARDESRHGHDGAGTNRGDGR from the coding sequence GTGAATCGGCGGGGGCTGCTGTCGCTGGTGCTGGTCGGCGTGTGCGTCGTGAGTCTCGTCGCCGCGGTGCCGCTGCTCGACCAGTCCGGGAACCCCGCCGTGCGGACGTTGCTGGGCGTGGAGGGGACGCCGACGCCGTCCGAGGGGCCGACGAAGCCGACCGTCGGCGCCGTCGAGCGCCCGTACTGGCGGTCGATGTCGTACGACCGGTACACCGGCAACGGCTGGGAACGCACCGGGAACGCGACGGCGTACGACGGCCCGCTGTCGGGGCCCGCGGGCGACGCCGGGCGCGTGACACTCCGCCTTCGCACGGGGAGTGCGGTCCAGACGCTCCCGGCGCCGTGGAAACCCGTCCGCGTGGGGCGGAGTGTTGCCGACGAGACGCGAGTCTACGACGCCGGCCTCCAGCCGGCCGACGAGTTCCGCTCGGGCCGGGCGTTCACGGTCACCAGCCGGGTACCGAACTGGACGGTCGCGGACCTCCGGGCCGCCGGCACCGACTATCCCGCGGCAATCGAGGAGCGCTACACCCAGCTCCCGGCCGAGACGCCGGCGCGGGTCCGACGGCTGGCCGGCAACGTCACGGCGGGCGCGGAGACGCCGTACGCGAAGGCCGTCGCCGTCGAGCGGTGGCTGGAGACGAACAAGCGCTACTCGCTGGATGCCCGCCGGCCCGCCGACGGGTTCGCCGACACCTTCCTCTTCGAGATGGAAGCGGGTTACTGCCAGTACTTCGCCACGGGGATGGTGGCGATGCTCCGCGCCGAGGGGGTGCCAGCGCGCTACGTCTCGGGCTACTCGCCGTACGAGCAGACCGACTTCGGGACCTACACCATCCGCGGCAAGTACGCCCACACGTGGGTCGAGGTCTACTTCCCGGGTGAGGGCTGGGTGACGTTCGACCCGACGCCCGCCGCGGCGCGGGCCGCCGCGCGCGGGAGCGTCGAGGCGGACCTCGGTGGGCAGCGTGCCGCCGCCCGCCGCGCGGCTGCCGCCCGGACCCCCGGACAGGCGGGCGCCGGCGGGCCGCCGCTCGCGACCCTCCAGAGCGACACGGAGTACGTCCGCGTGAACGCCGAGGTTGACGTCGCCGGGCGTCTCGTCCCGGGGAACGAGGTGACCGTGGCCGCGCGCGCCCCCGACACGGGCGACCCCCTGGTCGACCATCAGGTCCGGTTCAACGGCGACCCCGTCGGCGTGACCAACGGCTCCGGGCAGGTGACCGCCAGGGTCCCGTACGCGGACGCGCTCCGGGTGAGCGTCCACCGCCCGGTCGAGGCCACGGCGACGGGTGGCGATGACGGTGGCGGTGGCGACGACTTCCCGATAGCGACGCCGACGTCCGAGGCGGGAACGCCCGGCGGCGGCGCGGACGGCGGCGATGGCGGCACGGCTCGACCCCGCCAGCCCCGGACCGTCCAGGACCTCCGATACAGCGGCCGTTCGGTGACGCTCGGCGGCCCCATCCAGAACCTCTCGGACGAGGTCCTGTTCACCGTCACCGTCGTCGAAGGTGCCGGACGGTTCACCCCCGGGACCGGCGGCGTCCGGACGGCCACCGCAACCTCGGTCCCTGCCGGGACGGCGGCACCCGACGCGTCGGCACTCCACGCTACCCCCCGGCGGGTGACGAGCGTCCGTGCGCTGGGCGCGGCGCCCCGCGCAGCGACACGTCCGTCCGTCCGCCCGGAGAACACCACCTTCGACCTGAACACCTCCATCGACGTGGCGCTCGCCCCGCGGGCCGCTGCCGCGCCCGGCCGCGAGGTGACCGTCACGGCCGCCATCCAGGGCGTTCCGGTCGCGGACGCGACGGTTTCGGTCGCCGGAGAGACCTACACGACCGACGCCGCCGGCCGCGCCACGTTCCCGGCGCCGTTCAGACCGCGGGCGAACGTCACCGTCCGCCGGGACGCGGCGACGGGGGCCGCGATGCTCGCGGTCCGGACCGACGAGCGGACCCTCGCCTTCGCGAGCGACCCGCGTCCCGGCGGGAACGTCAGCCTGCGCGGGTCCGTCGCGGGCGTCCCGCTCTCGGCGGCGACGGTGACGGTGAACGAGCGCCGCGTCGCTGTGACCGACGACCGTGGGCGGGCGACGGTCCCGGTGCCGTACGCCGAACGGCTGAACGTGACTGTCCGGCGCGACCGGGTTGCCGTGAACGCCTCGCGCGACCTGTCGACCCGGCTTCGGGTCCGGCCGCGCGGCCTCGTCTATCCGGGCGGGAGCGTCGAGACGCGCGTCACGCTGGCCCGGGAGCCGGTGGCGAACGCGACCGTCTTCGTCGGCAGCGAGCCGGTCGGCCGGACGGCCGCGGACGGGTCCGTGACCGTGGACCTCCCCGTCTCGCTCGGGACGAGCGTCGGCGCCCGACGCGGCGCGGCGACCGGCGTCCACCGGGTGACACTGTGGCCGTGGTGGTTCGCCGGGCTCGCGCTGCTCGGCGCGGGCCTCGCCCTCGTCGCGTCTCGGGGCCTCGCGGCGGCCGACATCGACCTCGCCGTCGACCGGTCGCTCCTGACGCGCCCTCGCGAGCTGTTGCGGCTGCTCCGGCTGGGGGTGTTGCTGGCGGGACTGGTCGTGCTCCGGGCCGTCGCGCGCCGGCTCGGCGGCCCCGATGTCGACGTGCCCGACTTCGACGAGGACGAGCCGGCGCCCCCCGACGTGCCGGCGCCCGACGCCGACGAGAACGCCGTCTACCGGACGTGGGCGCGCTTCGCCGACGCGTTCGGCATGGCCGACCGCGCGCCCGGCGAGGTGGCTGACGAGGCGGCGCGCCGGGGGCTACCCGCCGAATCGGTCGCGCGGCTGCGCGAGGCGTTCGAGGCGGTCCGCTACGGCAGCCGCGACCCGGCGGCGACCGAGGACACGGCCCGCGAAGCGTTCCGCGAGGTCGAACGCGCCGGCCGCGAGGTGAACGCCGACGCCCGCGACGAGTCGCGCCACGGACACGACGGCGCCGGTACGAACCGGGGTGATGGCCGATGA
- a CDS encoding DUF7269 family protein, whose protein sequence is MKRRALAALAVALAALGLLARSGSVLPPGLTATLAAAGRAATPVAAGALALGTAVGAAALVRGRLGTTAADPAASFRATRTPRDDYPLLGADVTAALDRVAREGPGADPDDRATVQAAVERAGMTVLSQTEGLDAETARRRFRRGEWTRDPAVAAFCGADVQVPLRRRLDEVLAPDPRFVQRARLTVDALATVAETPSNAGAVGAAGSVRHGTDTATDRPGGERA, encoded by the coding sequence ATGAAGCGACGCGCACTGGCGGCACTGGCGGTAGCGCTGGCGGCGCTGGGTCTGCTCGCCCGCTCGGGGTCGGTACTGCCGCCGGGACTCACCGCGACCCTCGCTGCTGCCGGCCGCGCCGCCACGCCGGTCGCGGCTGGCGCCCTCGCGCTCGGCACGGCCGTCGGCGCGGCGGCCCTCGTCCGGGGACGGCTCGGCACGACGGCCGCCGACCCGGCCGCATCGTTCCGGGCCACACGGACGCCCCGTGACGACTACCCGCTGCTGGGTGCCGACGTAACTGCGGCGCTCGACCGGGTGGCGCGCGAGGGCCCCGGCGCCGACCCCGACGACCGGGCGACCGTCCAGGCGGCCGTCGAGCGTGCGGGGATGACGGTTCTCTCGCAGACCGAGGGGCTCGACGCGGAGACGGCCCGGCGCCGCTTCCGCCGCGGCGAGTGGACCCGCGACCCGGCGGTCGCGGCGTTCTGCGGGGCCGACGTACAGGTGCCGCTCCGGCGGCGACTCGACGAGGTGCTCGCACCCGACCCCCGGTTCGTCCAGCGTGCCCGCCTGACGGTCGACGCGCTGGCGACGGTCGCCGAGACTCCCTCGAACGCGGGTGCTGTCGGGGCCGCGGGCAGTGTTCGGCACGGCACGGACACGGCCACCGACCGGCCGGGGGGTGAGCGAGCGTGA